CAAAAACCGAATTACGTTTGTCTTACGGGTTGAGTCTTTTTCTAGTCTTCGCAATATCGATAATGTCCTGGCTTGAATGACATCTTTAGCTGCATTAATCAACTCTTTTTGTTCATCTGTAATTGGTTCTACTGATGGATTATTGGGTAAATCATCTGCTGCTTTATTCTGCCGAACCGCAATTGCAATAATATTCCTATCAATCAGCAAGGTTGATATCCGATCGGAATAAGCTTGTAGTGCTTCTTCTTTGGCTGCCTCATCTGCCTGCTTTCGCTCTCGCTCTGCCGTTTCTTCTGCTTGTTTTTGCTGTAGTTTTGCCGCTTCTTCTGCTTGTTTTCGTTCTCGTGCTGCGGCTTCATTTGCTTGTTTTTGCTGCAACTGCTGAAGCCAAAAACCTAAAACCGCTAAAGCGAGTGGAACTCCCAGCAGGCTCAGAAAATCCCAAAGCGTCTTCCCAGACTGAATTTTGGTCGTCTCAGTGCTTTTAACTATCTGCCCACCTTGGTTCCGCTCTACCGTTCTGGAAATCTCCTCATCCTCTCTAAACCCAGTGCGATCGACCAGCTTTAATCGCCCATTTTCAATCCCCACAAATGCATACCCCAGTACGATTGCAGCAATTGCAGCTCCCGCCAGCGTCCATCGCCCTTTTCGCCCCAACAACCGTTTCATGTCGCCTCTCCTCACTCTCAGCACAATTCTGGCACAAGGTTTACGAAAGGATGAGGGTTCGAGCCACGATCATCTGCACTATAATTCGATCGGCAAATTACCGGAAACCTTTATGGACAAAGGCGAACTGGTCGATCAAATTGTAGAAAAAGTAGACGTGACCAGGAAAGAAGCTGAAGCCATCCTAACTGCTCTCACCGAGTCCATCATGGAAGCCGTGGCAGAAGGCGATAAGGTCATGCTTGTTGGCTTCGGTACCTTCGAGCGTCACGAACGGCAGGCACGGGAAGGGCGTAATCCTCAGACCGGACAAACTATCTCCATTCCTGCCTCTAAAGTCCCTGCCTTCTCTGCTGGAAAGGGCTTTAAGGATGCTGTAGCAGGGTAAACGTTAGCCTGTTGTTGCACTAGGGCATCTTATAAGCATCACCATTGTTGGTGCATTCCTGAAGCTAGCCGACTGTCCTACCTGGTCGGCTTTTTGCTATTTATCTATTCCTGTCGTTAGCCCGTTACTGCGTCTGGGCATACTTGCTGTTATTAGCAGACTTAAATTAATCTCCCAAAGCCCGATCGTCCCTTCCAATTGCACGGTCGGCTTTTTATTGGCAGTTAACCAGCTCAATAGCAAAACCCCTCAAACCAGTGGGTGGTCGAGGGGCATCGTAGTCATCTGTTGTGTGGAGCTATATTCTGCTTATAACTTTTAGTATGGCTGCAAATAAGCGGATTGTGGGCAAAAGTCTCTTAATTGAACAGTAAAGACAGAATGAACCCGGTGTCCTGATCGCTGTTTTCCATCGCCCTTTTTATCCAAGAATGGCTTTATATCAGAAGCAGGAGCGATTGCGCTTGATGCAACGCGTAGAATTTGAAATGCTTCAGCCAGTTTTTACATAACTTGCTCTTGAGTTCAATTTGGCTTCTGGCAAGATTACAGCAACTTCTCGCATTATTTGAGGAGTTCTGAATAGATCCATCCCGTTTGCCCATTGACCTGAACTTGATACCAAAGCTGCTCAGAGCTGTTGGTTTGCTTAGCCAGGATCTTTACCGAAGTCCCATTGGAAATTTTTGCAATGGTTTCGACCTCTGTGCTGGGCTGAATTCTCAAATTCGCATAGCCATCCTCTGCTTGAACTATTCGATCTTGAGAGGAAGACGGTTCGCTGAATTGGCTGGAACTGGGCATTTCAGCCGACTGGTCTTGTAAATCTCCCCATTCTTCTTCAAGGACGTTCAGCCTGCGAATCGCCTCATCGCTTTGAATGCCCCACTGGTGAGGAGCCATCATGCCGCGACCACAGATAATTCCTCCCCGAAATCCAATAAAAGAGCAAGCCCCTTTGACCTCACCTTTTGGCTCAAGACCATTACCTTGATGCTTATAGAGCGTGTTGACGTAGAACCCTCGTTGTAGCAGTTGTTCGTCTGTAAGACCACTTCCAATCCAGACATTTTGTAGAAAACCCTTTAAGAAGGAGTCGGAGAGAATAAAATCTCTGAGTTTTTGATTTTCAGGCGGTAGGAATGATTGGAAGTCGTCTGAATTGTTTGCTAGATGTTCTTCCTGCGTTTGCTGAACAGTTTTTGAGCTTTGGACATCTGGCTGTGGGAGAGACGAGGCTTGAGAGTTATGATCACTGGATTGAGTAACTTCAGTCTGAGAAGGAGTTGAAGTCTGAGGTACCGACGTACAGGAGACCGTCGTTGCAACAACTAGTCCAGTAAGGACAGAACTTATATTCAGGGCACGAAAACTGGAAACTTGCTTCACCAGGAAAATGACTAACACTACAATTCAATTGTGCCCTTACAATAATATTGTCTAACTCAATAGAATAAAGTTGAGTTAAAGGTTGAGCATTTTGTTGATGAATATTTTGTGTATGTAGAAAGGTATGAATTTGCACATGATTTAGATTACTTCCTTGTATAACTCACACTTGTTAAGCAGTGGAGTAAGTGCCTTTTGTTTCACCTTCTATGATTTGAGCATCGGAGTAGTGTGAGATTCATACCATAATGCGCCTAACATCTTCCGAGGTATGGTGCATGTGCTAGGAGTCGATGCCTCACACTGCTGCCGCAGGTAGGTTGGCACTCCATAGAGCTTCATCAAGTATTACTTTGCAATATGAAGTTTTTGCTACATTAATCTATTAGTGAGTTGAAAGAATTTTAGAGACTGGAATAATTACAAGAAGCTTTGACAGCCTTCTAACTATCGTTATGTTAAGCAAGTCTATATTTTCCAATTCTCCCCAGTCCTCACGTGCTGCTGTTTTACCCACTTCTCAAGGAACCAGAGATAGAGACGATTTCTTGAGTAGCGCTAAACTGATCGGGACTCTTCGAGCTAACTCAACGCCAGCCACGCTTAGGATAAGAGGCAAGCTCGATCGCAACGATCGGGTTGATTATTTCAGGATAGACGTTGCGCCAGGTGCAGCATTTTCAACCCAAATTGATAGCGGTACAATTCGAGGAGGACGCATAAGAGCTACCTCCTACGTCGAGGTTCCTGGACAACCGCTGCAAAAATCTCAAACAGTGATCTACCGTCCTGGCTCCTACTCTCAGGAAACTAGCGTGCCATTTGTGAATAACCTAGGCTTTACGCTTCGCATTTATACCGAAGTGCGAAATTTAAGCAACAGAGCTGTTCGGTACAACTCTCAATCCCTTTTCCGGTAAGCACCCATAAGCCCTGGCAATAGCTGGGAAAGTGAATAAACGATGTTGGTCTGTTTATAGTTCCTTGAGTAAAGGCGCGGTAGCGGCAGGGCAGTGCTGGGGATAGTTTCCGTACTTACTCTGTAGGCAATAGCCCGCAAAGCAACATAAAGTGCAATAACTGGACTGGAGGTGCCTCTGATTAATGTCAGTTCGGAAGACTCGGTAGTCCAGGAGTCTTCCATTTTGTCTTGCAAATAAGCTTTACTCCTTACCCTTACTCGCCACAAACGTTTCATAAATCGACTTCAAGCCTTCCTTTTCTCGTCCCCGGTTATGGTGTGCGTTGGTCGTGCCCATGCGCTCATTATGCTGATGCACCTGCTCCAGCACCTCAGGACGTGCCTCAAACCAGGGCTTGACCTTCGTGAAATTGTTTGTGCCTGACATATCCGCAATCACCTGATAGGAGACAAACCAGCGGTCTTTCGGGTCAGTACAGGATTCGTTGTGCAGCATGATCGCTTCAAGTGCAAACCCAATCCGATCGTTTGGCGAAAGCTTCTTACGGCTAGCAGGTTTACGATCCGGCTTTGCTGATACTGGCGACGGGGCAGGAACAGGACTTGCCGGTGAAGGAACTGCTACAGGTTGTGCCGGGGCGATCGCCGGAGTAGTCGCCGGACTAGGTGCCGCTGCCGCTGCTGGAGATGAACCGAGATCGATCGAAGTAGCCCCCAGAGCAATTAACCTGAACTGATTGAGATGATCCTGTGCGGCTTGAAGTTGCCCCTTAAGCCGATCGCATTCAGTCTGCAAGGGCATTAGTTGCTCAACCTGAGCCTGAAGCCGATCTCGTTCCTGCTCAACCTGAGAGAGGCGATCGCCCAACTGTTTCACTTCCTGTCCCAATAACCGGACGGATTCCCGTTCTCCCTGAGTGTCCTGAAGTTGCCCTCTCAAAGCAGACAATTCCTGCATCAGTGGGGCAAGCAATTCATTAAATCCCGTCGCCTGACTCGTCGATGATACAGGTTCACTCTCCTCAATATCAGCACTCGCTAAGTTTTGCAGGATTTGATTGAGCAATGTCTGATAACTCTTACCCTTCGGCAGTTCCAGCCCTAACTTCTCTGCCGCCGCCGCCAGGTCATCCACATTCACTGATAACTCCTTCAGCTTCGGCTTGCTCTGCCGTTTGGGACGATCGTTCTTCGGCTGAGTCTCCACCGGCTGCTTACTGGGCAACACTTCTAACTGCTGGGCGATCGCCTCCACCATGTCATGTAAGGGGGTCATCGTTTGGTCATCCTCCAGGGTTTGGTCATCACTCTCGCTATCACTGTCACTACTGTTTTCCACCACTTCAAGCTGCTCATTTGCCTTTAGCTGATCTTCCACCTGAGTTTGTGTGGGAGAGGGCAGTGGAGGATTAGCCATGAGCTTGATGCCCGATGCCGTGATGGGATTGCCTGCATCGTCCACCAGGCGGTAGCCGAAGTAATGCGTGGTCGAGCTGCTATTAGGAGCATCCCTCATCTCATTGGCTTCAACGTGCCCCAAATAGAACTGCAAGAATCGCTGCTCATTTGCCCCCTGATTAGGCAACCAGTAATAAATAATCATGCGAGCATAAGCACCCCTCAGCCGATGCACGGACACCGACTGAAATCCAGGCAGAATGGGCAATATTTCAGTCTTTTGGAAGTGCTGCTTCACTCTGGTATTGACCCGTGCCCTGAAGTTTTTAACAAGCTGATCCTCACTCGTCAGTCCCTCCATCGCCTGTACCTGGGGCATTGCCCTGAACCTCTCGATCGCTTCCATCACCTCTTGAGCGGGCAATAGAGTGGCGATCGTATAAGCGACGGGCTGATCCTTCTTAAGCTGCCCATCAAAGGTCAGCACGTAGGGATGCTTAGCCGGGGAGAACTGACCTGATACAGCCACTTCTGTATGCCGTCTGCCTGTTACAGCAGCAATCCCGATCGCTAAAACTTCAGCTTCATCCGACTGCAAGAGTTCAGTTGCCTTCTCCAGGTACAGGTTGGGATTAAAGGGTTGAGGATTATCCTGCCGTTCATTGTTGCCGACATTGGTTGCCTTGCGATTGGCGAGGTACACGCTATTGTCATACCGCATCAGGTCAAAGGCGATGTGATTGATCGTTCGGATCGGTTCACCTGTCCGTTGCTTCTGCCCCCTGAACAGGTAAGAGGTGTTCTCTGTCATGGGCAGCTTGCCCTGTTCAGCCGCTTCAGCAATCGCAGTCCGGTATTTGCTGAGATAGTTGGTAGTGCTGTTGCTGCCCCTGCCGTAGCCCTCTTCCAGCATCGTGATTTCGTTCTCGCAAAGGGCTTCAATCTCTTGCGGGTCTTCGAGTTGAGCGAGCTGCTGAATGAAGTCCTGAACCAGGAACGATCGTTCATCGGTAGTGAGCTTGATGCGATCGTTCCTGTAGATACGCTGGAGGTAGTCCTGGATGATCTGAGTGCGGTCCATAACGAGTGCTATGAAGTGGAGAAAGGGGGATAGCTAGTTAATAGGAGAACTTAGGGATCGATCGAACTCTGAATGTTCGGTCATCAGCAGGGTCAGAAAGCATTTGCTGAATCTTCAGATCCTTCTGGTACTGGGGGTCTTCCCGTAGAAACTGTTCATTGGCAGATTTCAGCCCTGCAATGTCCTCGTCGGACACATCATCGCTGTAGAGGGCATACTCATTTCGAGCATCTAGATAAGCTGCGAGCTGAACCAGATGACAGGCTTCAGCCGTTTGATACCGCTGACAGCCGTAACTCCGCTGAGTGTTGCTGTTCCAGTAGGGGCAATCGATCGCCTGACAAACTAAAGTGCGTGGAGCAATCATAGGCATTAGGGTGTGAAGGGTGTAGAGGTGGAATTAATCTGGCAGCAAAATCTCATTGGTGTTCTTGCAGAAGAGGACTTCTTTGCCCAGTTCCAGGCAGAACACCTTCACCAGCTCAAACTGGTCTGTACGGTCGTCATATTGCAGGTTGACGGTCTTTTCCTCTTTCCACTGGGACTCGGTGTGTTTAATCGTGACCGTCACGGTTCTAAGCCTTAAGTTAGGGTCTGTCATGGGTTAGCGTTTCCTGCCATTCACGGTATAAACTGCTGCCTTTTGAATTGCTCTGGGTCTGCCGTGGCTGCGAGAGTGGGAGATACCTACTTCCCGGAGGACTGCAACCAGCTCATCGATCGTGAGTTGGTGCAGCTCCTCTGTCACCGGGGCACCGTCCCCGGCAAGGTAACGGTCTCGAAACTCCTGCAATGTTCATTCTTCAGGCTATCGGGCAGGGTCGTGAAGAACTGCCGCCAGTCTTTTTGATTGATTTTGATGCGAGTTGAAGCAGTCATGCGGGTATGGATTTAAGCGTGAACTGGAGAAGCGTTTAGGGATGTGGAAGCTAGTTGCTAACGACTGCTGGTACGAGTACTGGCTAAAGATTGCTGCCTGCGCTTTGTTCGCTTCTTGGACATAGAGCTAATATCAACAGTGCCCTTATCAGGGGCAATCGCCTCCTGCACCACCTCCTGCACCAGCGGCAGCG
The Leptolyngbya ohadii IS1 genome window above contains:
- a CDS encoding pentapeptide repeat-containing protein, with amino-acid sequence MKRLLGRKGRWTLAGAAIAAIVLGYAFVGIENGRLKLVDRTGFREDEEISRTVERNQGGQIVKSTETTKIQSGKTLWDFLSLLGVPLALAVLGFWLQQLQQKQANEAAARERKQAEEAAKLQQKQAEETAERERKQADEAAKEEALQAYSDRISTLLIDRNIIAIAVRQNKAADDLPNNPSVEPITDEQKELINAAKDVIQARTLSILRRLEKDSTRKTNVIRFLAETEIVSELKLGLSGTNLSGTDLSRTNLSGINLRYTDLSYAKLYYANLSNANLFNANLLGAHLLGADFSGADIHAVNLKDADLLTADLSFGNLGPANLSNTNLSGAIILKTDLSEAQYLTQEQLEGEYPPYLYKIKLPPHITIDPNRDCKEISQVLKDRYPERFKTLEEAQKYIDSL
- a CDS encoding HU family DNA-binding protein; the encoded protein is MSPLLTLSTILAQGLRKDEGSSHDHLHYNSIGKLPETFMDKGELVDQIVEKVDVTRKEAEAILTALTESIMEAVAEGDKVMLVGFGTFERHERQAREGRNPQTGQTISIPASKVPAFSAGKGFKDAVAG
- a CDS encoding SH3 domain-containing protein is translated as MKQVSSFRALNISSVLTGLVVATTVSCTSVPQTSTPSQTEVTQSSDHNSQASSLPQPDVQSSKTVQQTQEEHLANNSDDFQSFLPPENQKLRDFILSDSFLKGFLQNVWIGSGLTDEQLLQRGFYVNTLYKHQGNGLEPKGEVKGACSFIGFRGGIICGRGMMAPHQWGIQSDEAIRRLNVLEEEWGDLQDQSAEMPSSSQFSEPSSSQDRIVQAEDGYANLRIQPSTEVETIAKISNGTSVKILAKQTNSSEQLWYQVQVNGQTGWIYSELLK
- a CDS encoding protelomerase family protein, with product MDRTQIIQDYLQRIYRNDRIKLTTDERSFLVQDFIQQLAQLEDPQEIEALCENEITMLEEGYGRGSNSTTNYLSKYRTAIAEAAEQGKLPMTENTSYLFRGQKQRTGEPIRTINHIAFDLMRYDNSVYLANRKATNVGNNERQDNPQPFNPNLYLEKATELLQSDEAEVLAIGIAAVTGRRHTEVAVSGQFSPAKHPYVLTFDGQLKKDQPVAYTIATLLPAQEVMEAIERFRAMPQVQAMEGLTSEDQLVKNFRARVNTRVKQHFQKTEILPILPGFQSVSVHRLRGAYARMIIYYWLPNQGANEQRFLQFYLGHVEANEMRDAPNSSSTTHYFGYRLVDDAGNPITASGIKLMANPPLPSPTQTQVEDQLKANEQLEVVENSSDSDSESDDQTLEDDQTMTPLHDMVEAIAQQLEVLPSKQPVETQPKNDRPKRQSKPKLKELSVNVDDLAAAAEKLGLELPKGKSYQTLLNQILQNLASADIEESEPVSSTSQATGFNELLAPLMQELSALRGQLQDTQGERESVRLLGQEVKQLGDRLSQVEQERDRLQAQVEQLMPLQTECDRLKGQLQAAQDHLNQFRLIALGATSIDLGSSPAAAAAPSPATTPAIAPAQPVAVPSPASPVPAPSPVSAKPDRKPASRKKLSPNDRIGFALEAIMLHNESCTDPKDRWFVSYQVIADMSGTNNFTKVKPWFEARPEVLEQVHQHNERMGTTNAHHNRGREKEGLKSIYETFVASKGKE